AGCACGTTTCCACCGGAAAAGGAGAAAAAAGCCCCCAGGCAGCCCCAACCCACCCCCTGAAAAGGGTCCATCAGGTGGGTCAGAATTCGATGCAAAAGGTGGGTCAGGATTCAGTGCAAATCAACAGGATGTCATCAATCTCTATCAAGCAGTTATGAGCAGCCAACCTTCTCCAACTATAAAATGCCTGCAGCCTCTCTCATCGCCTCGCACAGAGTAGTACAACAAGCCGCCAAACAGGTGCTCGCAGACCTCACCACGCAGATAGCACCAGACGACACGGAGCAAACCATCGCCGCCAAAGCCTACGCAGGCCTGGTTGCCTTGGGCTATCCCGACACCTGGTATTACCAATGCCCTGCGCTGGTTCTATTGGGCTCGCGTAGCTGCCTTTCGGTTTCTGGCCGGGAGTACACGCCAGCAAACGAACCTGTGGGTGAATGCAATCTGGTTACTGTGGATTTGAGCCCGGCGGCTGACGGCCTCTGGGGCGACTGTGCCCGCTCGTTTTACGTCGAAGCTGGTCGGGTCACGGACGCACCAGCGTCCCTGGAGCTAGCTGAGGGGAAGGCATTTCTCACGGACTTGCATCAACGCATGCAGGCAACGGTTCAACCGGACTGGACCTTCGATAAACTGTTCCAGTGGGCGAATGCAGAGATTTCGTCTGCTGGTTTTGAGAATCTGGATTTCCTCGGGAATGTGGGTCACAGCATAGCCACCTCTCGGGCGGACCGGCAGTTTATTGAGGCCAACAACGCGCATCTTCTGGGCGGTGTTCCGTTCTTTACGTTCGAGCCCCATGTGCGACGTAAAGGGGAGCGTTGGGGCTTCAAGCACGAGAATATTTTCTACTTTGATGCCAGCGGTGTGCTGGCTGAACTCTAATCAAATATCAAAACTGGCAGAGAACTGATGCATTGTCCACGATGTAACGACCTGCTCACCAGCACTCCGGAACAGCCTGATGTTCTGACCTGTTTGGGGAGCGGGACTGAATACAGTGTGAGCGTATCTCAAGAATTGAAGCAGGTGTATGGCGACTCTCAATCTCTCAAAGTCGATGCAATTGATACAACTGCACGCGGTTGGTTTTGCCCCGGCTGCGGCGTAAAGATGCCCCCGACAGCAGGCTTCACCCCACCAGTCTGCCCCCTATGTACGAAGCCTTTGTCACATAGTCTTTACCAACAAATTGTGGAGTTCAACCCTCACAATCAGAGTTGAGTCTTCCGACCTCATACTGGATTTGGGTTGTGCCCGTGACAGGCCATCGGGAGTTTGGCAGCCATTCAACACATACCTGAATGGGTTCAATTTTTCTTCGGATTATGGGACTGGTCAGGCATCTATGCCCAATGAGCAAACCGACGGACGAAGCCCTGCGCTTTTCCCAGAGTATCCGGGTATCTATCGCCAACTCAGAGCAAACATCTCAACATGAATAGAGCAGATTTCTTCTTCAGCGCGATAGATGCCGTAGTGGACCTTGATGACCCACTAGAGGCTCGCTCGGCACATAAATTCATGATTGACGCTTTATTTCGAGTGCAACAAGAGCTGCCGTTGCCAGTACAAAAGGCGGCAACAGTCGCCCACCAGTTTCTTGCGGGCATACTCGAAGAACGTACTCTTGTCGCTGAGCGCGTAAAGCTATGGAAATTTATTGCCGGCCGAGACATGTCACGAGAGAGTGAGGTCTTGCGCACCAGAGCTGCTATCTGCGTGATGTCCCCGCCCGAAAACTCAGACATGCATGAGCGCATCGCTTTCTTTTTGTATATGTGGGTTGCGGGTGGGCTCAGTGAGGCGCAACTCGCAGCCTCGATTGAAAGCACTTATGGAATAAAGACTGCGCCAGGACAGGCAGAGCCGCTGTGAGCATCGCATGGGCTCATTTCTCTTTCAGACGTGTCGAACCTAAAACTAGGTGTGCTGACTGCAACAAAGAAGTAGCTTTCGGGGGCGCTGAAGAACGTCATGGTCAATGCAAATTTAAGTGAATTGCCCAACTGGATTGAGGATTGCAAGGGGCAGCAACTCGAAGCAATTTGGGTGGGAATCCGACGGAACGACGGGTTTAATTTCACACAATCCAAGGAGCTGTTTTTCTCTATCCTTCGACGGCTAATACGTGAGGGGCAACTCCTCGTTGACACCAGAGTCGATGCTCGCTCACTTCCTTGGGGTAGCGAACAACCGGAAATTATCGCTTGGCTTGAAATGCATTTCCCTAATGAAATTGCGGCCGATGAAGGCTTGTGGTTCATCGACAATCTTGAACGTCCAGATGGACAGTATCCCGGTGCATGCGTATGGCGAGCAGCGGCCCTGAATGGCGAAGATATTTGGGCCTGATATGGTTCCAGCTGGGAATTCGTTTGGGCAGACGGGACAAATCTGGCGAGAGGAGGCCTCAGTGTTTGAAGTATTAGACGAGATGCTGAGCAAAGAGTGCTCAGTAGACTACTGGGGAGACGAGCTGATTTTAAAGGCCTGGCGCGCCGTCGACGAATTCTCCGAAGAAGACTGGTCAAGCTTATCCCAGGTTTGGCGAGACAAACCTGAGGACTGGCAATACTGGTCTGTCCCGGTATCCGTGGACACCAGGTTAAGCACTGAGTGCTGAATGGCGCTGCTCAAATTCAACCGGGGTCAGATACCCCAAGGTCGAATGACGGCGATGATGATTGTAAAACCGGATGTAATCAAACACGTCTGCACGGGCTTCGTCGTAAGTCCCGTACCGGGTCAGGTGAACCCGTTCCGCCTTGAGTGAACGGAAGAAGCTTTCCATCGCAGCGTTGTCCCAGCAATTGCCCGCTCGGGAATGACTCGGGATGATGCCATGTCGTTTCAGCAGGCTCTGGTAATCAAAGGCGCAATACTGGCTGCCACGGTCCGAATGGCCTTCGCACCTTCTGCAATCGCTTCGGCAACCCGTTTTGTATGGCCGTAGCCGGAATGAAAAACGACGACGCCTTTCGGCTCTGAAAAACGAATATTCATGATGACCTCGAAAGAGACGGGTTATTGATGGCTGTTGCCTGGTAGAACCTGGCGGCCCGTGGGCAAACGGGTGGGATTGGTTCGCTCAATCATCCAGCCTGGGTATTCCGGCTCGAGCTTGCTCACGCCATCAAGCGTGGCCATGTCCTCAGCGTCGAGTTGCAGGTCGACGGCGGAGAGGTTTTCCTGGAGCTGTGCCAGTCGTTTTGCACCGGTGATAACCGAGGTGACAAAGGGCTTGGCCAGTAAATAAG
The genomic region above belongs to Silvimonas iriomotensis and contains:
- a CDS encoding M24 family metallopeptidase: MPAASLIASHRVVQQAAKQVLADLTTQIAPDDTEQTIAAKAYAGLVALGYPDTWYYQCPALVLLGSRSCLSVSGREYTPANEPVGECNLVTVDLSPAADGLWGDCARSFYVEAGRVTDAPASLELAEGKAFLTDLHQRMQATVQPDWTFDKLFQWANAEISSAGFENLDFLGNVGHSIATSRADRQFIEANNAHLLGGVPFFTFEPHVRRKGERWGFKHENIFYFDASGVLAEL